In Polyangium spumosum, a genomic segment contains:
- a CDS encoding CHASE domain-containing protein, which produces MMLVYPERARSALNAGQTPRPRLPGIPWSALLVSIALVVTAAAAAAVVMELRSRNRTERATAEVVASVERRMDMYVALLRGTAGLYAYDPGVDRDGFRRFVSRLRLDQYPGVQGIGWTLVLTPSEASRVVEEAHAAGVTSFHLWPEHDEVERHAIVFLEPSDARNLAALGYDMYSEPARRAAMDRARDEGRPAATGIVRLVQEIEGDAQPGFLVYVPMYAGDEIPRTVEERRARLRGFAYAPFRAGDLFNTIFAEQNAPPALTIDDGPVPDPAQRLFELDAPGRYTDPTVARVVVAGREWTLEVRTPCELISDARVVTIVIVFVGALLTAFVVRSSRARLIAEAEQAKAAAALAAETEQAQIRETFLGVLGHDLRNPLFAAKANAQLMLRSASFPEERRAGLTRIVTSVERASRLVEQLLDITRARLGGGIKIDARPLALAPLVRDVVEEACVAHPRRVPIELALDDSLVVLADPDRLAQILSNLITNALTHGSPPLRVTARASEGWARIEVTNGGAPIPKEVLATLFDPFKRGDSARDHAPGGLGLGLYISHELALSHGGSLEALSDAENGTRFVLRLRLA; this is translated from the coding sequence ATGATGCTCGTGTACCCGGAGCGGGCGCGCTCGGCATTGAATGCTGGACAGACCCCCCGTCCTCGTCTCCCCGGCATTCCGTGGTCCGCTCTCCTCGTCTCGATCGCGCTCGTGGTCACGGCGGCCGCGGCGGCCGCGGTGGTGATGGAGCTCCGCTCCCGCAATCGCACCGAGCGGGCGACCGCCGAGGTCGTCGCCTCGGTCGAGCGTCGCATGGACATGTACGTGGCGCTGTTGCGCGGCACCGCGGGGCTTTACGCGTACGACCCCGGCGTCGATCGGGATGGCTTCCGGCGCTTCGTTTCGCGCCTGCGGCTCGACCAGTATCCCGGCGTTCAGGGCATAGGCTGGACGCTCGTGCTCACGCCGAGCGAGGCGAGCCGCGTCGTCGAGGAGGCGCACGCGGCCGGCGTCACCTCTTTCCACCTCTGGCCCGAGCACGACGAGGTGGAACGGCACGCCATCGTGTTCCTCGAGCCGAGCGACGCCCGGAACCTCGCCGCGCTCGGCTACGACATGTACAGCGAGCCGGCGAGGCGCGCCGCCATGGACCGCGCGCGCGACGAGGGCAGGCCGGCCGCGACAGGGATCGTGCGCCTCGTGCAGGAGATCGAAGGCGACGCGCAGCCGGGTTTCCTCGTCTACGTGCCGATGTACGCGGGCGACGAGATTCCGCGCACCGTGGAGGAGCGCCGCGCGCGCCTGCGCGGCTTCGCGTATGCCCCGTTCCGCGCCGGCGATCTCTTCAACACCATCTTCGCCGAGCAGAACGCGCCGCCGGCCCTCACCATCGACGACGGCCCCGTCCCCGACCCCGCGCAGCGCCTCTTCGAGCTCGATGCGCCGGGCCGGTACACGGACCCGACCGTCGCGCGTGTGGTCGTCGCGGGGCGGGAATGGACGCTCGAGGTGCGGACGCCGTGCGAGCTCATCTCGGACGCGCGCGTGGTCACGATCGTCATCGTCTTCGTCGGCGCGCTGCTCACGGCCTTCGTGGTCCGCTCGTCGCGCGCGCGGCTGATCGCCGAGGCCGAGCAAGCGAAGGCCGCCGCCGCGCTCGCGGCCGAGACGGAGCAGGCGCAGATCCGCGAGACCTTCCTCGGCGTGCTCGGCCACGACCTGCGCAACCCCCTCTTCGCGGCGAAGGCGAACGCGCAGCTCATGCTGCGGAGCGCGTCGTTCCCCGAGGAGCGCAGGGCCGGGCTCACGCGTATCGTGACGAGCGTCGAGCGCGCCAGCCGGCTCGTCGAGCAGCTCCTCGACATCACGCGCGCGCGGCTCGGCGGCGGGATCAAGATCGACGCCCGGCCGCTCGCGCTCGCGCCCCTCGTGCGTGACGTCGTGGAGGAGGCGTGCGTGGCCCACCCGAGGCGTGTGCCGATCGAGCTCGCGCTCGACGATTCGCTCGTCGTGCTGGCAGATCCGGACCGCCTCGCGCAGATCCTCTCGAACCTCATCACGAATGCGCTCACCCACGGCAGCCCGCCCCTCCGCGTCACCGCGCGGGCGAGCGAGGGATGGGCGAGGATCGAGGTCACGAACGGAGGCGCGCCCATCCCGAAGGAGGTGCTCGCGACGCTCTTCGACCCGTTCAAGCGTGGCGACTCGGCGCGCGACCATGCCCCCGGCGGGCTGGGCCTCGGGCTCTACATCTCGCACGAGCTCGCGCTCTCGCACGGCGGCTCGCTCGAGGCCCTCTCCGACGCGGAGAACGGCACGCGCTTCGTGCTCCGCCTGCGGCTCGCGTGA
- a CDS encoding VIT domain-containing protein, with protein MIETTTDRITQGTMRTTSGAPLPLEHTSIEAKINGPVASVTLKQRFRNTTGGPIEAEYLFPLPHEASVHTMRFRIGERTVEAVVKEKEEAKRAYEAARREGRSATLLEQDRPNLFTLSVANIPDGETIEVTLGYQEKLAFDEGEWRFVFPMVTTERYQARTADEAPDATKIRPPRAATGERKADVSVCVEIRAGAPIEPPRSPSHRIDAEPLEGGAFRVKLHESETVPNRDFVLAYRVQHDSGVRPRAYFERQPDKMGTFLLVVTPPVAPLEDLSLAEAGPAGDHRTFRCNNCGGALRDPSVVKEWPGLGPAWKCEYCGVVVAATRELAKVGLPRDVVFLVDRSCSMRGQSLPQARRAVRLILDHLGPDDRAQVFAFDHDRIAADRQGVGFQSISKWWIGEIDGFLRGMTARGGTELEEALVHAAKLPTEKGRTRLVVLLTDGAVGNEGRLFRRAPEILGKETRLYVLGIGPSVNRYLVERLARAGGGASDVLLPGEDVETVVPRFARRVRQAGPVLTNLRLSWDDAMPVDVYPSPAPELFGGQTVQLLGRFAGSGESRLVLTGTRASGEPFRQEVDVELPERSEQIPGLERLWARLRIDARLSRLAEAPGEAAEVRMEVLALALKHKLLSPYTALVAEDSEKRVEGPAKKVQLAAMAEPEVEEEPAAEGGALGTPLGIRHADVEEDEGDAFARTRAGVVRGYAPSMAAAALRASTGAPPPTPGFGPPPPAPAFGAPPPPALGAPPPTPGFGPPPAPAPGAPPPPGFGPPPPMAAAFVPEMPLSAKRGGGGGFFSKVKEAFGIGGSAEEEAPPPPALESFAATEDDDAPPPTPPGFPSLKSFKFAPPPPEAPPPPLPAPAPQSRWQGPPHVQSSDSEAYTPEMLDRVQGAGVGELDLVFLVDETGSMGAYIEQVKQRLVGIIEALRSAPLCRSLRLGLVSYRDHPPQDRSFASRVVPLTEDIASIQKGVERMQASGGGDGPESVTDGLYDLVRLEWRPRAARVVVWVGDAPPHGVEPSGDAFPNGCPCGHHWYAQAENAREMGIVIHAVGCLPTLRQYVGAEDVFKTVAKTARGLYLPLERASLLIPIITGVAETELDKQRIEEHIAEVLAKYENVLTPADQDERVRFVTDVLRQENVRPRGLVYDPKRSGPSPLRFREITPSDVEEGIERLRRVSRTSL; from the coding sequence ATGATCGAGACCACGACCGACCGAATCACCCAGGGCACGATGCGAACGACGAGCGGCGCGCCCCTGCCGCTCGAGCACACCAGCATCGAGGCCAAGATCAACGGCCCCGTCGCGAGCGTCACGCTGAAGCAGCGCTTCCGCAACACGACGGGCGGTCCCATCGAGGCCGAATACCTCTTCCCGCTCCCGCACGAGGCGTCGGTCCACACGATGCGCTTCCGGATCGGCGAGCGCACGGTCGAGGCCGTCGTCAAGGAGAAGGAGGAGGCGAAGCGCGCCTACGAGGCCGCGCGGCGCGAGGGGCGCAGCGCGACGTTGCTCGAGCAGGATCGGCCGAACCTGTTCACGCTGAGCGTCGCGAACATCCCGGACGGCGAGACGATCGAGGTGACGCTCGGGTACCAGGAAAAACTCGCGTTCGACGAGGGCGAGTGGCGCTTCGTGTTCCCGATGGTCACGACCGAGCGTTACCAGGCGAGGACCGCCGACGAGGCGCCGGACGCCACGAAGATCCGACCGCCGCGCGCCGCGACGGGCGAGCGGAAGGCCGACGTGAGCGTCTGCGTGGAGATCCGCGCCGGCGCGCCGATCGAGCCGCCGCGCTCGCCCTCGCACCGGATCGACGCCGAGCCCCTCGAAGGCGGGGCGTTCCGCGTGAAGCTCCACGAGAGCGAGACCGTGCCGAACCGCGATTTCGTGCTCGCTTATCGGGTGCAGCACGACAGCGGCGTGCGGCCTCGGGCTTATTTCGAGCGGCAGCCGGACAAGATGGGCACGTTCTTGCTCGTCGTGACGCCGCCCGTCGCGCCGCTCGAGGATCTCTCGCTCGCGGAGGCCGGCCCGGCCGGGGATCACCGGACGTTCCGCTGCAACAACTGCGGCGGCGCGCTCCGGGATCCTTCGGTCGTGAAGGAATGGCCGGGCCTCGGGCCGGCGTGGAAATGCGAGTATTGTGGCGTCGTCGTCGCCGCGACACGCGAGCTCGCCAAGGTCGGCCTGCCGCGCGACGTCGTCTTCCTCGTCGATCGATCCTGCTCGATGCGCGGCCAGAGCTTGCCGCAGGCGCGGCGCGCGGTGCGCTTGATCCTCGATCACCTCGGGCCGGACGATCGCGCGCAGGTCTTCGCGTTTGATCACGATCGCATCGCCGCGGACCGGCAGGGCGTGGGGTTCCAGTCGATCTCGAAGTGGTGGATCGGGGAGATCGACGGGTTCCTGCGGGGCATGACGGCGCGTGGCGGCACGGAGCTCGAGGAGGCGCTCGTCCACGCGGCGAAATTGCCCACCGAGAAGGGGCGGACGCGGCTCGTCGTGCTCTTGACCGACGGCGCCGTCGGCAATGAGGGCCGGCTCTTCCGGCGCGCGCCGGAGATCCTCGGCAAGGAGACGCGCCTCTACGTGCTCGGCATCGGTCCCTCGGTGAATCGGTATCTCGTGGAGCGGCTCGCGCGGGCGGGCGGAGGCGCGAGCGACGTGCTCTTGCCCGGCGAGGACGTCGAGACCGTCGTGCCCCGCTTCGCGCGCCGTGTCCGCCAGGCCGGCCCGGTCCTGACGAACCTGCGTTTGTCCTGGGATGACGCCATGCCCGTGGACGTCTATCCGAGCCCGGCGCCCGAGCTCTTCGGAGGACAAACGGTGCAGCTCCTCGGCCGGTTCGCCGGGTCGGGCGAGAGTCGCCTCGTGCTCACGGGCACGCGCGCGTCGGGCGAGCCGTTCCGGCAGGAGGTCGACGTGGAGCTGCCGGAGCGATCGGAGCAGATCCCGGGCCTCGAGAGGCTCTGGGCGCGGCTGCGGATCGACGCGCGTTTGTCGCGGCTCGCCGAGGCGCCCGGGGAGGCGGCCGAGGTGCGGATGGAGGTGCTCGCGCTCGCGCTGAAGCACAAATTGCTGAGCCCGTACACGGCGCTCGTGGCCGAGGACAGCGAAAAACGCGTGGAGGGGCCGGCGAAGAAGGTGCAATTGGCGGCGATGGCCGAGCCCGAGGTCGAGGAGGAGCCGGCCGCGGAGGGGGGCGCGCTCGGCACGCCCCTGGGCATCCGGCATGCGGACGTGGAGGAGGACGAGGGGGATGCATTCGCGCGCACGCGCGCCGGCGTCGTCCGAGGGTATGCGCCGTCCATGGCCGCCGCCGCGCTGCGCGCCTCGACCGGAGCGCCGCCGCCCACGCCGGGGTTTGGCCCGCCGCCGCCCGCGCCTGCGTTTGGCGCGCCACCCCCGCCCGCGCTTGGCGCTCCGCCGCCCACGCCTGGTTTTGGCCCGCCACCCGCGCCTGCTCCGGGCGCGCCGCCCCCGCCAGGGTTTGGCCCGCCGCCCCCCATGGCGGCGGCGTTCGTCCCGGAAATGCCCCTCTCGGCCAAACGTGGCGGCGGCGGAGGGTTCTTCTCGAAGGTCAAGGAGGCCTTCGGGATCGGCGGAAGCGCCGAGGAGGAGGCGCCGCCGCCGCCGGCCTTGGAGTCGTTCGCGGCGACCGAGGACGACGACGCGCCGCCGCCCACGCCGCCGGGGTTCCCGTCCCTCAAATCGTTCAAGTTTGCCCCGCCGCCGCCCGAGGCGCCGCCCCCCCCATTGCCGGCGCCCGCGCCGCAGAGCCGATGGCAAGGCCCGCCGCACGTGCAATCGAGCGACTCCGAGGCCTACACCCCCGAGATGCTGGACCGCGTGCAAGGCGCGGGCGTGGGCGAGCTCGACCTCGTGTTCCTCGTCGACGAGACGGGCAGCATGGGCGCATACATCGAGCAGGTAAAGCAGAGGCTCGTTGGGATCATCGAGGCCCTGCGGAGCGCGCCGCTCTGCCGCAGCTTGCGCCTCGGCCTCGTGAGTTATCGCGACCATCCTCCGCAGGATCGCTCCTTCGCGAGCCGCGTCGTGCCCCTCACCGAGGACATCGCCTCGATCCAGAAGGGCGTCGAGCGTATGCAGGCCTCGGGCGGCGGCGACGGGCCCGAATCGGTGACGGACGGGCTCTACGACCTCGTTCGGCTCGAATGGCGGCCCCGCGCGGCGCGTGTCGTCGTCTGGGTCGGCGACGCGCCGCCGCACGGCGTGGAGCCCTCGGGCGACGCATTCCCCAATGGGTGCCCTTGCGGGCACCACTGGTATGCGCAGGCCGAGAACGCCCGCGAGATGGGCATCGTCATCCACGCCGTCGGCTGCCTCCCCACGCTGCGCCAGTACGTGGGCGCCGAGGACGTGTTCAAGACCGTGGCGAAGACCGCGCGTGGCCTCTATTTGCCGCTCGAGCGCGCGAGCCTCTTGATCCCCATCATCACGGGCGTCGCGGAGACCGAGCTCGACAAGCAACGCATCGAGGAGCACATCGCCGAGGTCCTCGCGAAATACGAAAACGTGCTCACGCCAGCCGATCAAGACGAGCGCGTCCGTTTCGTGACCGACGTCCTCCGCCAGGAGAACGTGCGCCCGCGTGGGCTCGTCTACGACCCCAAGAGGTCGGGCCCCTCGCCGCTGCGTTTCCGCGAGATCACGCCGTCGGACGTGGAGGAGGGGATCGAGCGGCTCCGGCGCGTCTCGCGCACCTCGCTGTAA
- a CDS encoding sigma 54-interacting transcriptional regulator, protein MKARLELAVFAAGGVTRHPLPAEGKVVLGRAEESDIRIDDGSVSRRHAMIHIGPPLRIEDLGSANGTTVRREKGAGGTVRLLDTRVEAGKIVEFGVGDAINLGSTILVVRKLDDDEPEVRGDGAPSSYVIRDEAMKRLYALAERVAEGPISVLLLGETGVGKEVLAETIHRKSPRATGPFLRLNCAALSESLLESELFGHEKGAFTNAVRSKPGLFETAEKGTVFLDEVGELPLGIQVKLLRVLEDRQVMRVGGLAPRPIDVRFVSATNRDLASEVQKGTFRQDLYFRLNGIALSIPPLRERRSEIEPLAKTFAARAASSIGRSPPEITREALAAMTSYDWPGNVRELRNAIERAVVLCEGVIRPEDLVLEGRVQGAASAPRSVPLTGTVPLTSPIAEPPLSAFTFGADDQTSQLRGSVVDPTSSGSLREELGSLERQRMIDALEKCAGNQTAAAAMLGMPRRTFVSKLSAYNIPRPRKKG, encoded by the coding sequence GTGAAGGCGCGCCTCGAGCTCGCAGTCTTCGCCGCGGGCGGCGTCACCCGTCACCCGCTGCCCGCCGAGGGGAAGGTGGTCCTCGGCCGCGCCGAGGAGAGCGACATCCGGATCGACGACGGCTCCGTCTCGCGCCGTCACGCGATGATCCACATCGGCCCACCCTTGCGCATCGAGGACCTCGGCAGCGCCAACGGCACGACGGTGCGTCGCGAGAAGGGCGCAGGCGGCACGGTGCGCCTGCTCGACACGCGCGTCGAGGCGGGCAAGATCGTGGAGTTCGGCGTCGGCGATGCCATCAACCTCGGCTCGACGATCCTCGTCGTCCGCAAGCTCGACGACGACGAGCCCGAGGTGCGCGGCGACGGAGCACCCTCGAGCTACGTGATCCGCGACGAGGCGATGAAGCGCCTCTACGCGCTCGCCGAGCGCGTCGCCGAGGGCCCGATCAGCGTGCTCTTGCTCGGCGAGACGGGCGTGGGCAAGGAGGTCCTCGCCGAGACGATCCACCGCAAGTCGCCGCGCGCGACGGGGCCGTTTCTGCGGCTCAACTGCGCGGCGCTCAGCGAGTCGCTGCTCGAGAGCGAGCTCTTCGGCCACGAGAAGGGCGCGTTCACCAACGCGGTGCGATCGAAGCCGGGCCTCTTCGAGACCGCGGAGAAGGGCACGGTCTTCCTCGACGAGGTCGGAGAGCTGCCGCTCGGCATCCAGGTCAAGCTCCTGCGCGTGCTCGAGGACCGGCAGGTGATGCGCGTCGGCGGCCTCGCGCCGAGGCCGATCGACGTGCGCTTCGTCTCCGCGACGAACCGCGATCTCGCGAGCGAGGTGCAGAAGGGCACCTTCCGTCAGGACCTCTACTTCCGGCTCAACGGCATCGCGCTCTCGATCCCTCCCTTGCGCGAGCGTCGCTCCGAGATCGAGCCGCTCGCGAAGACCTTCGCGGCGCGCGCGGCGTCCTCGATCGGGCGTAGCCCGCCGGAGATCACGCGTGAGGCGCTCGCCGCGATGACGAGCTACGACTGGCCGGGCAACGTGCGCGAGCTGCGCAACGCCATCGAGCGCGCCGTCGTCCTCTGCGAAGGCGTGATCCGGCCCGAGGATCTCGTGCTGGAGGGGCGCGTGCAGGGCGCGGCCTCTGCGCCGCGGAGCGTGCCGCTCACGGGCACCGTGCCTCTCACCTCGCCCATCGCGGAGCCGCCGCTGTCCGCGTTCACGTTTGGCGCAGACGATCAGACCTCGCAGCTCCGCGGCAGCGTCGTCGACCCGACCTCGTCGGGCAGCCTGCGCGAGGAGCTCGGCTCGCTCGAGCGGCAGCGCATGATCGACGCGCTCGAGAAATGCGCGGGCAACCAGACCGCGGCCGCGGCGATGCTCGGAATGCCTCGACGTACGTTCGTCTCGAAGCTCTCGGCCTACAACATCCCCCGGCCGCGGAAGAAGGGCTAG
- a CDS encoding serine/threonine protein kinase → MGAPSVVFLPTGTLFHERYRVLRGIKAGAMGAVHEARDERTHGLCALKVMLPGVLEDAVLRERFAQEARITGELRSDHVVRVTDAGIDQTTSMPFLVMELLHGEEVGAMLKKRGHIPIDEALVYLGQVAFALDKAHAAGIVHRDLKPGNLFITERDDGSPCVKILDFGIAKIVSEGTNSNMTQAVGTPTYMAPEQIAGKSSQIGPATDIHALGHITYTMLTGEAYWQEDAREHGVYALIRRVVEGPEEMPSARALRRRGMVLPAWFDGWFARATALHPEDRFQRATEAIAELRDQYAESGPDSFRMNLTIPLVRRSDAPERPLEEASTTRASVALIQASTPPAPPPRSRWTTAGLVALACSLLTVVSGVVVLKAVGVEAPLSVARAGLPEAVRLPPIAPGEAPTVPAAATTQAAVAPLDLAPPPPAPEAPTAAPTTVLPGKTNSYTQPARTASPFPKGTATATTKPPRKPFEPPASID, encoded by the coding sequence ATGGGCGCCCCGAGCGTGGTCTTTCTCCCGACTGGAACGCTATTTCACGAGCGTTATCGTGTCCTTCGGGGCATCAAAGCGGGCGCGATGGGCGCGGTCCACGAGGCGCGCGACGAGCGCACCCACGGCCTGTGCGCGCTCAAGGTGATGCTGCCCGGCGTGCTCGAGGACGCGGTCTTGCGGGAGCGCTTCGCGCAGGAGGCGCGGATCACCGGCGAGCTCCGGAGCGATCACGTCGTGCGCGTGACCGACGCGGGCATCGACCAGACCACGAGCATGCCGTTCCTCGTGATGGAGCTCCTGCACGGCGAGGAGGTCGGCGCGATGCTGAAGAAGCGCGGCCACATCCCGATCGACGAGGCGCTCGTCTACCTCGGCCAGGTCGCGTTCGCGCTCGACAAGGCCCACGCCGCGGGCATCGTCCACCGTGATCTCAAGCCGGGCAACCTGTTCATCACGGAGCGCGACGACGGCTCGCCCTGCGTGAAGATCCTCGATTTCGGCATCGCGAAGATCGTCTCCGAGGGCACGAACTCGAACATGACCCAGGCCGTTGGTACACCAACGTACATGGCCCCCGAGCAGATCGCCGGCAAGTCGAGCCAGATCGGGCCGGCGACCGACATCCACGCGCTCGGCCACATCACCTACACGATGCTCACCGGCGAGGCGTACTGGCAGGAGGACGCGCGCGAGCACGGCGTGTACGCGCTCATCCGCCGCGTCGTCGAGGGGCCGGAGGAGATGCCGTCGGCGCGCGCGCTTCGCCGCCGCGGCATGGTCTTGCCGGCCTGGTTCGACGGCTGGTTCGCGCGCGCGACGGCCTTGCACCCCGAGGATCGGTTCCAGCGCGCGACCGAGGCGATCGCCGAGCTGCGCGATCAGTACGCGGAGTCGGGGCCGGACTCGTTCCGCATGAACCTGACGATCCCGCTCGTGCGGCGCTCGGACGCGCCGGAGCGTCCGCTCGAGGAGGCGTCCACGACCCGCGCGTCCGTGGCCTTGATCCAGGCCTCGACGCCGCCCGCGCCGCCGCCGCGGTCGCGCTGGACGACGGCGGGGCTCGTCGCGCTCGCTTGCTCCTTGCTCACGGTCGTGAGCGGCGTCGTGGTGCTGAAGGCGGTGGGCGTCGAGGCGCCGCTCTCGGTCGCCCGCGCGGGTTTGCCCGAAGCCGTGCGCCTGCCGCCGATCGCGCCGGGCGAGGCGCCCACCGTGCCCGCCGCGGCCACGACGCAGGCCGCCGTCGCGCCGCTGGACCTCGCCCCTCCCCCTCCGGCGCCCGAGGCGCCCACGGCCGCGCCCACGACGGTATTGCCCGGAAAAACCAATTCGTACACGCAGCCGGCTCGTACGGCTTCCCCCTTCCCGAAGGGCACGGCGACGGCGACGACGAAGCCGCCCCGGAAGCCCTTCGAGCCCCCGGCATCGATCGATTAG
- a CDS encoding tetratricopeptide repeat protein, translating into MPKTSGKPSAWFVRSFVALGVVLVAAGAGAADPAGDAKVNALFQEARAAFIAGDYATACPKYEEVVRLRPGLGARVGLGDCYRKMGRLARAWETYRAIVDDAARIVATSKSFTETSTARKRGDEAKARMGELEPRLGWITIAVPEAVAALPNLVVTLDGVPITREVFGTRIPTERGEHVIDASAPGKKPWEKGLAIAEGAELTVAVQALEDEAAPQPEPKKPPEAQQNEPASGLGTPPSTPFLDPAQGPRVSPAPDRIPEAPKDGFFSTQRAIGLGLGVAGLGAGAVGAYFGVRAMQKRDESEIDGHCNGNVCNELGYDARKDAYQSGNLSTGLFVAGGVAFAGGLALFLTAPKRSKTQTSSIILGPSSFLWTGRF; encoded by the coding sequence TTGCCCAAGACGTCCGGAAAACCCAGCGCGTGGTTCGTTCGTTCGTTCGTCGCGCTCGGGGTCGTCCTCGTCGCGGCGGGCGCGGGCGCGGCCGATCCGGCGGGCGACGCGAAGGTGAACGCGCTCTTCCAGGAGGCGCGCGCGGCCTTCATCGCGGGGGATTACGCGACGGCGTGCCCGAAATACGAGGAGGTCGTGCGCTTGCGCCCCGGGCTCGGCGCGCGCGTGGGCCTCGGCGATTGTTATCGCAAAATGGGGCGGCTCGCGCGGGCCTGGGAGACGTATCGGGCCATCGTGGACGACGCGGCGCGTATCGTCGCGACGTCGAAGAGCTTCACCGAGACGTCGACGGCCCGCAAGCGCGGGGACGAGGCGAAGGCGCGGATGGGCGAGCTCGAGCCGCGGCTCGGCTGGATCACGATCGCCGTGCCGGAGGCGGTCGCCGCGCTGCCAAACTTGGTGGTCACGCTGGACGGGGTGCCGATCACGCGAGAGGTCTTCGGGACGCGTATCCCGACCGAGCGTGGCGAGCACGTGATCGACGCGAGCGCGCCCGGCAAGAAGCCCTGGGAGAAGGGCCTGGCGATCGCCGAGGGCGCGGAGCTCACGGTCGCGGTGCAGGCGCTCGAGGACGAGGCTGCTCCGCAGCCCGAGCCGAAGAAGCCGCCGGAGGCGCAGCAAAACGAGCCGGCCTCGGGCCTGGGGACGCCGCCCTCGACGCCGTTTCTGGACCCTGCCCAAGGGCCCCGGGTGAGCCCTGCGCCCGATCGGATCCCGGAGGCGCCGAAGGACGGTTTTTTCAGCACCCAGCGCGCCATCGGCCTCGGGCTCGGGGTCGCGGGGCTCGGCGCGGGCGCGGTGGGCGCGTATTTCGGCGTCCGGGCGATGCAGAAGCGCGACGAGAGCGAGATCGACGGGCATTGCAATGGCAACGTCTGCAACGAGCTCGGTTACGACGCGCGGAAGGACGCCTATCAATCGGGCAACCTCTCCACGGGGCTCTTCGTGGCGGGCGGCGTCGCGTTCGCCGGCGGGCTCGCGCTCTTCTTGACCGCGCCGAAGCGTTCGAAGACGCAGACCTCCTCGATCATCCTGGGTCCTTCTTCTTTTCTTTGGACGGGTCGGTTCTAG